In one window of Caenimonas aquaedulcis DNA:
- the lnt gene encoding apolipoprotein N-acyltransferase, with the protein MALRLLPFACALLAGWLQAASIAAPWSGQPVWWLQLLSLAWLAWAVQRAPSWRYAGLLGWAFATAWLCGTFWWLFISMHVYGGLASPLAVLAVLALALFLSSYYAAACAAIRAWDRIPTAGRALSFAAAWMFAELARTVWFTGFPWGAGGYGHVDGPLAALAPYVGVHGIGFVASLLAYALALLARPGVLRSWRYWLAVAAGAGLLAACNVVAHPKQGAAAEPKLSVALLQGNIAQDEKFEAGTGVALALAWYGQQLDASTASLVVTPETAIPMLPSQLPAGYFDAMRDRFTTRAQAALIGIPMGGYKEGYANSVLGLKPGAAPYRFDKHHLVPFGEFVPPLFKWFTRLMNIPLGDFDRGALGQAPFEWQGQRLAPNICYEDLFGEELGLQFADEARAPTILVNVSNIAWFGDSIAIDQHLQISRMRTLEFARPMLRATNTGATAIIDRYGRVTAALPRQTRGVLTGEVEGGTGITPYAWWISRAGLWPFWLATFAILGIAAWRGRRSHGNP; encoded by the coding sequence GTGGCGTTGCGCTTGCTGCCGTTCGCGTGCGCGCTGCTGGCGGGGTGGCTGCAGGCCGCTTCGATCGCCGCGCCCTGGAGCGGCCAGCCGGTGTGGTGGCTGCAGCTGCTGTCGCTCGCGTGGCTGGCCTGGGCTGTGCAGCGCGCGCCCTCCTGGCGCTACGCAGGACTGCTCGGCTGGGCCTTTGCCACCGCGTGGCTGTGCGGCACCTTCTGGTGGCTCTTCATCTCCATGCACGTCTACGGCGGGCTCGCTTCGCCACTGGCCGTGTTAGCGGTGCTGGCGCTGGCGCTGTTTCTCTCCAGCTATTACGCGGCCGCCTGCGCAGCGATTCGCGCATGGGACCGCATTCCCACGGCCGGCCGCGCGCTCTCTTTCGCGGCGGCATGGATGTTCGCGGAACTGGCGCGCACCGTCTGGTTCACGGGCTTTCCGTGGGGCGCGGGCGGCTATGGGCATGTCGACGGGCCGCTCGCCGCCCTGGCTCCGTATGTCGGCGTGCATGGCATCGGGTTTGTGGCATCGCTGCTGGCCTACGCGCTCGCATTGCTCGCCCGACCGGGCGTGCTGCGCTCGTGGCGATATTGGCTGGCGGTCGCGGCAGGCGCGGGCCTGCTGGCCGCCTGCAACGTCGTCGCACATCCGAAGCAGGGCGCGGCGGCGGAACCGAAGCTCTCGGTCGCGCTGCTCCAGGGCAACATCGCGCAGGACGAGAAATTCGAGGCGGGCACGGGCGTGGCGTTGGCGCTCGCCTGGTACGGGCAGCAACTGGACGCGAGCACCGCATCGCTGGTCGTGACGCCGGAGACTGCGATCCCCATGCTGCCGTCGCAACTGCCCGCCGGCTATTTCGACGCGATGCGCGACCGCTTCACCACGCGCGCGCAGGCGGCGCTGATCGGAATCCCCATGGGCGGCTACAAGGAGGGCTACGCCAACTCCGTGCTGGGCCTGAAGCCCGGCGCGGCGCCGTACCGGTTCGACAAGCACCACCTCGTGCCCTTCGGCGAGTTCGTGCCGCCGCTCTTCAAGTGGTTCACGCGCCTGATGAACATTCCGCTGGGCGATTTCGACCGCGGCGCGCTGGGCCAGGCGCCTTTCGAGTGGCAGGGCCAGCGCCTCGCGCCGAACATCTGCTATGAGGATCTGTTCGGCGAGGAACTCGGCCTCCAGTTCGCCGACGAAGCGCGCGCACCCACCATCCTCGTGAACGTCAGCAACATTGCGTGGTTCGGCGACTCCATCGCGATCGACCAGCACCTGCAGATCAGCCGCATGCGCACGCTGGAATTCGCACGGCCGATGCTGCGCGCCACCAACACGGGCGCCACGGCCATCATCGACCGCTATGGCCGCGTCACCGCCGCATTGCCGCGCCAGACGCGCGGCGTGCTCACCGGGGAGGTCGAAGGCGGAACCGGCATCACGCCCTATGCGTGGTGGATTTCGCGCGCCGGCCTGTGGCCATTCTGGCTGGCGACGTTCGCGATCCTCGGGATTGCAGCCTGGCGCGGTCGCCGTTCGCACGGCAACCCGTAA
- a CDS encoding HlyC/CorC family transporter codes for MSDPHPARPSTLKEDKRTFLQKIAEFIHPGPDSKAELIETLADAEDNDIIGAESRIMLEGVIRMAELTVADVMVAAPRMDLLNIDSAHDDILGIVIDTAHSRFPVYEGERENIIGILLAKDLLKLQRAPELNIRALLRPAVFVPESKGLNDLLREFRGNRNHLAIAIDEFGRVAGLITIEDVLEQIVGEIEDEFDIDDNEGDIFGLADRTYRVSGDTAIDRVGEAFGVKLLPTDAEQQFDTIGGLIAHEMGHVPKRGEHHLLAGLNFVVLHTKGGAVRWFKVSPARDEDATG; via the coding sequence GTGTCCGACCCCCACCCTGCGCGACCTTCCACGCTGAAGGAAGACAAGCGCACTTTCCTGCAGAAGATCGCCGAGTTCATCCACCCCGGGCCGGACTCCAAGGCCGAGCTGATCGAAACGCTGGCGGACGCTGAGGACAACGACATCATCGGAGCGGAGTCGCGCATCATGCTCGAGGGCGTGATCCGGATGGCCGAGCTCACGGTCGCGGACGTCATGGTCGCCGCGCCCCGCATGGACCTGCTGAACATCGATTCGGCGCACGACGACATCCTGGGCATCGTGATCGACACCGCCCACTCGCGCTTCCCGGTTTACGAGGGCGAGCGCGAGAACATCATCGGCATCCTGCTCGCCAAGGACCTCCTCAAGCTGCAGCGAGCGCCCGAGCTGAACATCCGGGCGCTGCTGCGCCCGGCGGTGTTCGTCCCCGAAAGCAAGGGGCTCAACGACCTGCTGCGCGAATTCCGGGGCAACCGCAACCACCTCGCGATCGCGATCGACGAATTCGGCCGCGTCGCGGGCCTCATCACCATCGAGGACGTGCTCGAGCAGATCGTCGGGGAGATCGAAGATGAATTCGACATCGACGACAACGAGGGCGACATCTTCGGCCTCGCGGACCGCACCTACCGCGTGAGCGGCGACACCGCGATCGACCGCGTGGGCGAAGCCTTCGGCGTGAAGCTCCTGCCGACGGACGCGGAGCAGCAGTTCGACACCATCGGCGGGCTCATCGCGCACGAGATGGGCCACGTGCCCAAGCGCGGGGAGCACCACCTGCTCGCGGGCCTGAACTTCGTCGTGCTGCACACCAAGGGCGGCGCGGTGCGCTGGTTCAAGGTCTCGCCGGCCAGAGACGAAGACGCCACGGGTTGA
- a CDS encoding GNAT family N-acetyltransferase: protein MTDLHDVIQGTAVVVPIRSLGPGHRERIAVHLMALDEHDRYLRFGYPANDEHIRRYVDGLDFERDDIFGIYNRKLELIAMAHLAFSRDPEHLECAEFGVSVLGKARGRGYGSRLFERAVIHARNEGVELLFIHALSENTAMIKIARNAGATLERAGSETDAYLRLPPATLDSRMSEMLDEQIARSDYRLKVQAKSFWDFLAGVQEMRRGIQDARRRTPR, encoded by the coding sequence ATGACTGATCTACATGACGTCATCCAGGGCACCGCGGTGGTGGTTCCGATCCGATCGCTCGGACCCGGCCACCGCGAGCGCATCGCCGTCCACCTGATGGCGCTGGATGAACACGACCGCTACCTGCGCTTCGGCTACCCCGCCAACGACGAACACATCCGGCGCTACGTCGACGGCCTGGACTTCGAGCGCGACGACATCTTCGGCATCTACAACCGCAAGCTCGAACTCATCGCGATGGCGCACCTCGCGTTCTCGCGCGATCCCGAACACCTCGAATGCGCCGAATTCGGCGTCTCTGTGCTGGGCAAGGCGCGCGGGCGCGGGTACGGCTCGCGCCTCTTCGAGCGCGCGGTAATCCATGCGCGCAACGAAGGCGTGGAACTCCTGTTCATCCACGCGCTGTCCGAGAACACCGCCATGATCAAGATCGCGCGCAACGCCGGCGCGACGCTCGAGCGTGCGGGGTCGGAGACCGACGCCTACCTGCGCCTGCCGCCGGCGACGCTGGACAGCCGCATGAGCGAAATGCTGGATGAGCAGATTGCCAGGAGCGACTACCGCCTCAAGGTGCAGGCCAAGAGCTTCTGGGATTTCCTGGCCGGCGTTCAGGAAATGCGCCGGGGCATCCAGGACGCGCGCCGCAGGACGCCCCGGTAG
- a CDS encoding Lrp/AsnC family transcriptional regulator, producing MTESQALDKLDKAILRALQRNGRETYDVIGEHVGLSSSAVLRRVKRLEESGVIDRYVALVQPQAVGLGLTAYLNVRLEKHTESHKRNPMDVFRASVQTWPEVVECASLTGDMDYLLRVVVRDMSHYSRFIMDTLLKHPSVQDCRTSFVLDLVKATTALPV from the coding sequence ATGACAGAATCGCAAGCACTCGACAAGCTCGACAAGGCCATCCTGCGCGCCCTGCAGCGGAACGGCCGGGAAACCTATGACGTCATCGGGGAGCACGTGGGCCTGTCCTCCAGCGCCGTGCTGCGGCGGGTCAAGCGGCTCGAGGAAAGCGGCGTGATCGACCGGTACGTGGCGCTCGTCCAGCCGCAGGCGGTCGGTCTCGGCCTGACCGCGTACCTCAATGTTCGGCTGGAAAAGCACACCGAGAGCCACAAGCGCAACCCCATGGATGTGTTCCGCGCGAGCGTTCAGACCTGGCCGGAAGTGGTGGAGTGCGCCTCGCTCACCGGCGACATGGACTACCTGCTGCGCGTGGTGGTGCGGGACATGTCGCATTACAGCCGCTTCATCATGGACACCTTGCTCAAGCATCCCTCGGTGCAGGATTGCAGGACCAGCTTCGTGCTGGACCTCGTCAAGGCCACCACGGCGCTACCGGTGTAA